A stretch of the Aegilops tauschii subsp. strangulata cultivar AL8/78 chromosome 4, Aet v6.0, whole genome shotgun sequence genome encodes the following:
- the LOC109776447 gene encoding ATP synthase delta chain, chloroplastic, which produces MNILNQPISPGGAHAAFPAAAAAKDGGMPASLRFDVGPSTAHRAPRRQTQTLLRASSSSYVGAGHADEAAVIKSAEQQKGAVVPPFQPVTLNFLRSLLDRDSMTSIAEEGGEGAGAAAAAPPLHALRVVVSSAVALDARQTELIARKMRRITGFVNLAIENVVEPSLIAGFVVCYGLDDSHTIDLSVRGRLAALKNRVDSSDHDDRLHPRTPAPLH; this is translated from the coding sequence ATGAACATCTTGAACCAGCCCATCAGCCCCGGCGGCGCCCACGCGGCCttcccggccgccgccgccgccaaggaCGGCGGCATGCCGGCGTCGCTCCGCTTCGACGTCGGCCCCAGCACCGCCCACCGCGCCCCGAGGCGGCAGACGCAGACGCTGCTTCGGGCCAGCAGCAGTAGCTACGTCGGCGCCGGGCACGCCGACGAGGCCGCCGTCATCAAGAGCGCGGAGCAGCAGAAGGGGGCCGTGGTGCCGCCGTTCCAGCCGGTGACGCTCAACTTCCTGCGCTCGCTGCTGGACAGGGACAGCATGACGTCCATCGCCGAGgagggcggcgagggcgcgggcgcggccgccgccgcgcccccgctGCACGCGCTGCGCGTGGTGGTGTCGTCCGCCGTGGCGCTCGACGCGCGCCAGACCGAGCTCATCGCGCGCAAGATGCGCCGGATCACCGGCTTCGTCAACCTCGCCATCGAGAACGTGGTGGAGCCGTCGCTCATCGCCGGCTTCGTCGTCTGCTACGGCCTCGACGACTCGCACACCATCGACCTCAGCGTCCGGGGCCGCCTCGCCGCGCTCAAGAACCGCGTCGACAGCTCCGACCACGACGACCGCCTGCACCCGCGGACGCCCGCGCCGCTCCATTGA